AAGGTGGAACAACCGAGGGTTAATTTTAAGCCCGGCGCTGCTTTTTTGATTGCTGCCATCATCTCAACCGTTGCTTCAATATCTTCTTCTTTTTCACCGGGAATACCAACCATACCATAAAGTTTCAGGGCTTTTAAGCCTCCGGCTTGGGCATTGATTGCCGCTTGAATAATCTCTTCATTATTCAGTTTTTTATTAATAATTTGGCGGACGTTTTCTGAACCACTTTCCACCGCAATGGTTAAGGATCGCGCATCGCGACTAGCTAAAATTTGCGCAAATTTTTCCGTCACAGTATTGGTTCGGACTGAGGAAACGCTTAAACAGACATCCTCATATTCGGGGCGAGATAAATAGTTTAATAAATCCTCAAATTCAGGATGCTGGGTGACAGAAGCCCCTAACAAACCTAAGCGATTCGTGACTTTTAAACCCGATTCAATGGCTGGAATCAGTGACCCTTCTAAACTCGCTTTTCGGAACGGTAATGTGAGATAACTCGCTAAACAAAACCGACACATTTCCGGACAACTCCGGACCACTTCCACCATATAAATATTTTCCCAAGCGGCATTTTCGGTAACGACAGTGGAAGCCGATAGAGTATTGCCCCGATAAGTTTGTTTTTCAACTGTGTTTGGAACACTGGTATCAATTGGGGAAATGTGGCTAATTTTTCCCTCGGGTGACTCGTAATTAACCTCATATAAACAGGGAACATAAATGCCTGGAATTTGGGCAAAAGCATTTAATTTTGTTGCGCGATCGCGCCCTCGTACTTCTTTCGCGGTTGTAATTAAATTGGGCAGTAAATCTTCTCCATCCCCCAATAAAATGAGATCAAAAAATGCTGCAAACGGTTCCGGGTTAGCGGTTAAAACGGGCCCACCGCCAAAAATAAGCGGATGTTCATCACTTCTTTGATCACTGTGTAACGGAATATCAAATGCTTCTAAAAGATTGAGAATATTAATATAATCGAGTTCCCAAGAAACAGAAAAGCCGAACAATTCCGGATCGCGGGGTAAAGATTCCTGAGTATCTGTAAAAAGACGGCTTACCGCAACATCCTCGCGCTGGGCAAAGGTTGCCCAAATCACCTGATAACCTAAACTGGTAATGCCAATGGTGTAGGTGTTGGGAAACGCATAAATGACCGGTAAAGCATCGCTTTGAGGAGAAGCAGGGTTAAATAAGAGACGCTCTTGAGAAAAGACACTCACAGTAAAATGATTTTATATAGGGTACTCCTTTCCGATCTTAATAGCAGTGACCAGTAATCATTGAATCACAAAGATCAAGGGTCAAGGGTAGTTTAAAGTCCCTTTTTTCCCTCATCGACATTCTACTTCGTCTTTACTAATTAACTATGACAGTTACTCCCATTACTTTACCTACCCAAAATGAACTTCCCTGTGATGACGGCGTTCCCATGGAAACCCAACGGCATAAAATGCAAATGGATTTGCTGATTCATAGCCTCTATCCTTGGCTGGAAAAACGAGATAACGCCTACATTGGCGGTAATATGTTTATTTATTACAGTGCAGCCCAGATCAAAAATCAAGACTTCAAAGGACCTGATTTTTTTGCGGTGTTAGATGTGCCGAAAGTGGAACGGAAAAGTTGGGTGGTTTGGGAAGAAGGGAAAGCCCCGGATGTCGTCATTGAATTACTCTCGGATAGCACAATCGATAACGATAAAACGACTAAAAAGGATGTTTATCAAGACCAGATGCGCGTGCCCGAATACTTTTGGTATGATCCGTTCAATCCAGAAGATTTTGCTGGTTTTCGCTTGCATGGAAGAAACTATGAACCGTTAACTTGGGAAGAACCCGGCTATTTCTCGGAAGGCTTACAACTCTATCTCATCCGGTGGGAGGGAGACTATGAAGGAGTGACCGCCACTTGGATCCGATGGGCGGATCCAGAGGGCAATGTGCTACCCACCCGAGGAGAAATTGCCATACAAGCCCAAGCAGAAAACATGAAGCTGGCAGCGAAACTCCGTGAGTTAGGGATTGATCCGGATACCGTTTAAACTCCAAAGTGTAAAAAACGGTCGTAGAATCTGAATCTTTAATGAGGTGTAGGGAGTCACAATAGATAATAGCGTGGGGGAGGAGTGAGGTGTGAAAAAAACTTTTGCTAAACATTGGCTGTCTAAGCAGTTGATCTCATCAATGATCGGGGGTTGTTTGTTACTGATGATGGGAAATGCGAATGCAGCGCAACAAATTAAGGTTCGCATTGGTCCCTTAGAACGTGAAATTCAGGTGCAAGATTTAGAACAGTATGCGAGAACAGGAGAGGTTCCAGATTCCTTACAATTATTAAAACCTTTACTAACAAAAGAAGTGCAACATCTGTTAACCCGTCGCTTTGAGTTCGAGGAGGGAGTCGTGGATCGGTTTATTGTTGGCACTCTGCAATCACCGCAACTCGAACCGCTGATTGAACAGTTACAAACGGCGTTACCGGAAGCTGACCTGGAAGAATTAATGGTGGGGTTATACCTAGCGTTTCGGCAAGGAAGTGGCTTAAATGTTCTTGATTTTATTACCGCTTATCCGGAAGAAACGTTAACGGTTGATGCAACGGCTGCCGTTGCGTTGGGAGTAC
The genomic region above belongs to Cyanobacteria bacterium GSL.Bin1 and contains:
- a CDS encoding radical SAM protein, giving the protein MSVFSQERLLFNPASPQSDALPVIYAFPNTYTIGITSLGYQVIWATFAQREDVAVSRLFTDTQESLPRDPELFGFSVSWELDYINILNLLEAFDIPLHSDQRSDEHPLIFGGGPVLTANPEPFAAFFDLILLGDGEDLLPNLITTAKEVRGRDRATKLNAFAQIPGIYVPCLYEVNYESPEGKISHISPIDTSVPNTVEKQTYRGNTLSASTVVTENAAWENIYMVEVVRSCPEMCRFCLASYLTLPFRKASLEGSLIPAIESGLKVTNRLGLLGASVTQHPEFEDLLNYLSRPEYEDVCLSVSSVRTNTVTEKFAQILASRDARSLTIAVESGSENVRQIINKKLNNEEIIQAAINAQAGGLKALKLYGMVGIPGEKEEDIEATVEMMAAIKKAAPGLKLTLGCSTFVPKSHTPFQWFGVNKDSKKRLNFLQKKLRSRGIDFRPESYNWSVIQALISRGDRRLTPLLELTREYGDSVGSYKRAFKELKGQLPPLEYYVHQDWETEQILPWSHLKGPLPQATLEKHLAEAMTHVRAEKRLAKNQK
- a CDS encoding Uma2 family endonuclease → MTVTPITLPTQNELPCDDGVPMETQRHKMQMDLLIHSLYPWLEKRDNAYIGGNMFIYYSAAQIKNQDFKGPDFFAVLDVPKVERKSWVVWEEGKAPDVVIELLSDSTIDNDKTTKKDVYQDQMRVPEYFWYDPFNPEDFAGFRLHGRNYEPLTWEEPGYFSEGLQLYLIRWEGDYEGVTATWIRWADPEGNVLPTRGEIAIQAQAENMKLAAKLRELGIDPDTV